One stretch of Zingiber officinale cultivar Zhangliang chromosome 6B, Zo_v1.1, whole genome shotgun sequence DNA includes these proteins:
- the LOC121988868 gene encoding ABC transporter C family member 3-like isoform X2, with protein MTFAAFFGNTRDAEGVSNVEEPLLNGVSANAESVTGNISLFANAGFLSSLTFYWIGPLLAVGNRKILDLADVPQLEARDSINGVFPIFKSNLDSCSITGGTSTVTTFQLATALLLTTWQQVVVTAIYAIVYTFATYVGPYLIDFLVRYLNGDPLFAGAGYWLVAAFIAGKLLECLSQRHWFFRLQQAGFRTRAALVAVIYQKGLILSSRSKQSRSSGEVINLMSVDADRIGLFSWYMHDIWIVPLQVALALLILYANLGLASVASLVATVLVMLANVPLGKMQEKYQDKVMECKDTRMKATSEILRNMRILKLQGWEMRFLSKIIKLRQNEESWLKKFVYTSAMTTFVFWGAPIFVAVITFGFCMLAGIPLSSGKVLSALATFRVLQEPIYNLPDTISMIVQTKVSLDRIASFLRLEELHSDISERLPSGTSEIAVEVVNGTFSWNHSSDSPTLNDLNFKVLRGMKVAVCGTVGSGKSSLLSSLLGEVPKISGSVRLCGTTAYVPQSPWIQSGKIQDNILFGREMDHEKYDKVLEACSLKKDLEILAFGDQTVIGERGINLSGGQKQRIQIARALYHDADIFLFDDPFSAVDAHTGTHLFKECLLGHLASKTVIYVTHQVEFLPSADLVLCMKDGRVVQAGKYYDMLKSGTEFWELVGAHKDALAALDSIELDSDAPDNNAQVGNTDTKIGLGSPSLGINSDTQNGKADETYSQKGQLVQEEQREKGRVGFWVYWKYVTMAYGGALVPLILLAQVLFQVLQIGSNYWMAWAAPVSEDEQPPVTGSMLIYVYVALAVGSSFCILMRAMLLVTAGYKTATILFNKLHNCIFRAPMSFFDSTPSGRILNRASTDQNAVDTDIPTRIGAVAFNFIQLVGIVAVMSQVAWQVFIVFIPVIATCLWYQVRYRQNMPLVLRGLTCTFPGGMKTGIVGRTGSGKSTLIQALFRIIDPTVGHIVIDGIDISTVGLHDLRSRLSIIPQDPTMFEGTVRSNLDPLEEYKDEEIWKALDSCQLGEEVRKKELKLDSEVSENGENWSVGQRQLVCLGRVILKKSKVLVLDEATASVDTATDSVIQRTLRQQFSESTVITIAHRITSVLDSDMVILLDNGVIVEHDPPARLLENKSSLFAKLVAEYTMRSSSSFEDLTT; from the exons ATGACTTTCGCCGCCTTCTTTGGGAACACCCGTGACGCGGAAGGGGTGTCTAATGTCGAGGAGCCGCTGTTAAACGGCGTCTCTGCAAATGCAGAGAGTGTCACAGGGAACATCTCCTTGTTCGCTAATGCTGGGTTCCTCAGCTCACTCACCTTCTATTGGATCGGCCCGCTGCTCGCCGTCGGCAACCGGAAAATCCTAGACCTCGCCGACGTGCCGCAGCTGGAGGCACGCGATAGTATTAACGGTGTCTTTCCCATCTTCAAAAGCAACCTCGACTCCTGCTCCATCACAGGCGGCACTTCAACCGTAACGACATTCCAGCTGGCGACGGCGTTGCTCCTCACCACGTGGCAACAAGTGGTGGTCACGGCCATTTATGCGATCGTGTACACCTTCGCCACCTACGTGGGTCCCTACCTTATCGACTTCCTCGTTCGCTACCTCAACGGCGACCCTTTGTTCGCCGGCGCCGGCTACTGGCTGGTGGCAGCCTTCATCGCGGGGAAGCTCCTGGAGTGTCTCTCGCAGCGCCACTGGTTCTTCCGGTTACAGCAAGCCGGGTTCAGAACCCGCGCCGCCCTCGTCGCCGTGATCTACCAAAAGGGGCTCATCCTGTCGAGTCGGTCGAAGCAGAGCCGGTCCAGCGGCGAGGTCATCAACCTGATGAGCGTCGACGCCGACCGAATCGGTCTCTTCAGCTGGTACATGCACGATATCTGGATTGTTCCGTTGCAGGTCGCACTCGCCTTGCTCATATTGTACGCCAATTTAGGCCTCGCTTCTGTCGCCTCTCTGGTGGCCACGGTCCTTGTAATGCTGGCCAATGTGCCCCTCGGGAAGATGCAGGAGAAGTACCAGGACAAGGTGATGGAGTGCAAGGATACGAGAATGAAGGCGACGTCGGAGATCTTGAGGAACATGAGAATTCTCAAGCTGCAAGGATGGGAGATGAGGTTCTTGTCAAAAATAATCAAGCTGAGGCAGAACGAGGAAAGCTGGTTGAAGAAGTTCGTCTACACGTCGGCCATGACAACCTTTGTCTTCTGGGGCGCGCCGATTTTTGTGGCAGTGATCACTTTTGGATTCTGCATGCTTGCGGGGATTCCCTTATCATCAGGGAAGGTTCTGTCGGCGCTGGCGACTTTTAGAGTGTTGCAAGAGCCCATCTACAACCTGCCTGACACAATATCCATGATCGTCCAGACCAAGGTTTCTCTTGATCGAATTGCTTCATTCTTACGCCTCGAAGAGTTGCACTCTGATATTTCAGAGAGGCTTCCAAGTGGCACATCGGAGATTGCAGTGGAAGTGGTAAATGGAACCTTCTCGTGGAATCACTCTTCGGATTCTCCAACCTTGAATGATTTGAACTTCAAGGTGCTCCGTGGCATGAAAGTTGCTGTTTGTGGCACTGTTGGTTCTGGGAAATCAAGCTTGTTGTCTAGCCTGTTAGGCGAGGTGCCAAAGATCTCTGGAAGTGTTAGGCTCTGTGGCACAACTGCATATGTACCACAGTCGCCTTGGATACAGAGTGGTAAAATTCAAGATAACATTTTGTTCGGTAGGGAGATGGATCATGAGAAGTATGATAAGGTGCTTGAAGCTTGCTCATTGAAGAAAGACTTGGAGATCCTGGCATTTGGAGACCAGACAGTGATAGGAGAGCGGGGCATCAACTTAAGTGGGGGACAGAAGCAAAGGATTCAGATTGCCCGGGCTCTGTACCATGATGCTGATATTTTCTTGTTTGATGATCCTTTCAGCGCTGTGGATGCTCACACAGGAACCCATCTGTTTAAG GAATGCTTGCTTGGCCATCTAGCTTCAAAAACAGTAATATATGTCACCCATCAAGTGGAGTTCTTACCTTCAGCTGATCTTGTTTTG TGCATGAAAGATGGAAGGGTTGTACAAGCAGGCAAATACTATGACATGCTAAAGTCAGGGACAGAATTTTGGGAATTGGTTGGTGCCCACAAGGATGCTTTAGCAGCACTTGACTCCATTGAGCTTGACAGTGATGCTCCCGATAACAATGCACAAGTTGGTAACACTGACACAAAAATTGGTCTAGGATCTCCCAGCCTTGGGATCAACAGCGATACACAAAATGGTAAGGCAGATGAAACATATAGCCAAAAGGGACAACTTGTTCAAGAAGAACAGAGGGAGAAAGGCCGTGTTGGATTTTGGGTCTACTGGAAATACGTAACAATGGCTTATGGAGGAGCCCTTGTTCCTCTAATTTTGTTGGCACAAGTTTTGTTTCAAGTACTACAGATTGGAAGCAATTATTGGATGGCTTGGGCAGCTCCTGTCTCAGAAGATGAGCAACCTCCTGTTACTGGATCAATGCTCATCTATGTTTATGTTGCACTGGCTGTTGGCAGTTCCTTTTGTATACTTATGAGAGCTATGCTTCTTGTAACAGCTGGATACAAGACAGCAACAATTTTATTTAACAAGCTGCATAACTGCATTTTCCGTGCACCTATGTCGTTCTTTGATTCCACCCCAAGTGGTCGTATCCTTAATAGA gcatcaacagATCAAAATGCCGTTGATACCGATATTCCTACCCGAATTGGTGCAGTTGCATTTAATTTCATTCAACTTGTTGGGATAGTTGCAGTTATGTCGCAAGTTGCATGGCAAGTATTCATTGTCTTTATTCCTGTGATTGCCACCTGCCTTTGGTATCAG GTTCGCTATAGACAAAATATGCCTCTGGTATTGAGAGGCCTGACTTGTACTTTTCCTGGAGGAATGAAAACTGGGATTGTTGGTAGAACTGGCAGTGGGAAATCTACTCTAATACAAGCACTCTTCCGCATAATTGATCCAACCGTCGGCCATATAGTTATTGATGGGATTGACATTTCCACGGTAGGACTTCACGATCTAAGATCAAGATTAAGCATAATCCCACAAGACCCAACGATGTTTGAGGGAACTGTTCGCAGCAACCTAGACCCACTTGAGGAGTACAAAGATGAAGAGATATGGAAG GCCTTGGATAGCTGTCAGCTTGGGGAGGAAGTGAGGAAGAAAGAACTAAAGCTCGACTCGGAAG TGAGTGAAAATGGAGAAAATTGGAGCGTGGGGCAACGTCAGCTTGTTTGTTTGGGTAGGGTGATCCTGAAAAAAAGTAAGGTGTTGGTTCTTGATGAAGCAACAGCTTCGGTCGATACTGCTACAGACAGTGTGATCCAGAGAACCCTGCGGCAGCAGTTTTCAGAGTCTACTGTGATCACTATCGCGCATAGGATAACATCTGTTCTCGATAGTGATATGGTTATACTTCTAGATAATG GAGTCATTGTGGAGCATGACCCACCGGCAAGATTGTTGGAAAACAAGTCATCTTTATTTGCGAAACTCGTTGCAGAGTATACGATGAGATCTAGTTCAAGTTTTGAAGATCtcacaacttga
- the LOC121988868 gene encoding ABC transporter C family member 3-like isoform X1 translates to MTFAAFFGNTRDAEGVSNVEEPLLNGVSANAESVTGNISLFANAGFLSSLTFYWIGPLLAVGNRKILDLADVPQLEARDSINGVFPIFKSNLDSCSITGGTSTVTTFQLATALLLTTWQQVVVTAIYAIVYTFATYVGPYLIDFLVRYLNGDPLFAGAGYWLVAAFIAGKLLECLSQRHWFFRLQQAGFRTRAALVAVIYQKGLILSSRSKQSRSSGEVINLMSVDADRIGLFSWYMHDIWIVPLQVALALLILYANLGLASVASLVATVLVMLANVPLGKMQEKYQDKVMECKDTRMKATSEILRNMRILKLQGWEMRFLSKIIKLRQNEESWLKKFVYTSAMTTFVFWGAPIFVAVITFGFCMLAGIPLSSGKVLSALATFRVLQEPIYNLPDTISMIVQTKVSLDRIASFLRLEELHSDISERLPSGTSEIAVEVVNGTFSWNHSSDSPTLNDLNFKVLRGMKVAVCGTVGSGKSSLLSSLLGEVPKISGSVRLCGTTAYVPQSPWIQSGKIQDNILFGREMDHEKYDKVLEACSLKKDLEILAFGDQTVIGERGINLSGGQKQRIQIARALYHDADIFLFDDPFSAVDAHTGTHLFKECLLGHLASKTVIYVTHQVEFLPSADLVLCMKDGRVVQAGKYYDMLKSGTEFWELVGAHKDALAALDSIELDSDAPDNNAQVGNTDTKIGLGSPSLGINSDTQNGKADETYSQKGQLVQEEQREKGRVGFWVYWKYVTMAYGGALVPLILLAQVLFQVLQIGSNYWMAWAAPVSEDEQPPVTGSMLIYVYVALAVGSSFCILMRAMLLVTAGYKTATILFNKLHNCIFRAPMSFFDSTPSGRILNRASTDQNAVDTDIPTRIGAVAFNFIQLVGIVAVMSQVAWQVFIVFIPVIATCLWYQNYYIGTARELSRLNGVCKAPIIQHFSESLSGSTTIRSFDQNQRFINTNFNLSDQFTRPKFHTAAAMQWLSLRLDMLSSVMFAFSLLFLISMPRGVIDPGISGLAVTYGLNLNKYTAIDSEPPLSIESNKLDSSWPCIGEIELHNLQVRYRQNMPLVLRGLTCTFPGGMKTGIVGRTGSGKSTLIQALFRIIDPTVGHIVIDGIDISTVGLHDLRSRLSIIPQDPTMFEGTVRSNLDPLEEYKDEEIWKALDSCQLGEEVRKKELKLDSEVSENGENWSVGQRQLVCLGRVILKKSKVLVLDEATASVDTATDSVIQRTLRQQFSESTVITIAHRITSVLDSDMVILLDNGVIVEHDPPARLLENKSSLFAKLVAEYTMRSSSSFEDLTT, encoded by the exons ATGACTTTCGCCGCCTTCTTTGGGAACACCCGTGACGCGGAAGGGGTGTCTAATGTCGAGGAGCCGCTGTTAAACGGCGTCTCTGCAAATGCAGAGAGTGTCACAGGGAACATCTCCTTGTTCGCTAATGCTGGGTTCCTCAGCTCACTCACCTTCTATTGGATCGGCCCGCTGCTCGCCGTCGGCAACCGGAAAATCCTAGACCTCGCCGACGTGCCGCAGCTGGAGGCACGCGATAGTATTAACGGTGTCTTTCCCATCTTCAAAAGCAACCTCGACTCCTGCTCCATCACAGGCGGCACTTCAACCGTAACGACATTCCAGCTGGCGACGGCGTTGCTCCTCACCACGTGGCAACAAGTGGTGGTCACGGCCATTTATGCGATCGTGTACACCTTCGCCACCTACGTGGGTCCCTACCTTATCGACTTCCTCGTTCGCTACCTCAACGGCGACCCTTTGTTCGCCGGCGCCGGCTACTGGCTGGTGGCAGCCTTCATCGCGGGGAAGCTCCTGGAGTGTCTCTCGCAGCGCCACTGGTTCTTCCGGTTACAGCAAGCCGGGTTCAGAACCCGCGCCGCCCTCGTCGCCGTGATCTACCAAAAGGGGCTCATCCTGTCGAGTCGGTCGAAGCAGAGCCGGTCCAGCGGCGAGGTCATCAACCTGATGAGCGTCGACGCCGACCGAATCGGTCTCTTCAGCTGGTACATGCACGATATCTGGATTGTTCCGTTGCAGGTCGCACTCGCCTTGCTCATATTGTACGCCAATTTAGGCCTCGCTTCTGTCGCCTCTCTGGTGGCCACGGTCCTTGTAATGCTGGCCAATGTGCCCCTCGGGAAGATGCAGGAGAAGTACCAGGACAAGGTGATGGAGTGCAAGGATACGAGAATGAAGGCGACGTCGGAGATCTTGAGGAACATGAGAATTCTCAAGCTGCAAGGATGGGAGATGAGGTTCTTGTCAAAAATAATCAAGCTGAGGCAGAACGAGGAAAGCTGGTTGAAGAAGTTCGTCTACACGTCGGCCATGACAACCTTTGTCTTCTGGGGCGCGCCGATTTTTGTGGCAGTGATCACTTTTGGATTCTGCATGCTTGCGGGGATTCCCTTATCATCAGGGAAGGTTCTGTCGGCGCTGGCGACTTTTAGAGTGTTGCAAGAGCCCATCTACAACCTGCCTGACACAATATCCATGATCGTCCAGACCAAGGTTTCTCTTGATCGAATTGCTTCATTCTTACGCCTCGAAGAGTTGCACTCTGATATTTCAGAGAGGCTTCCAAGTGGCACATCGGAGATTGCAGTGGAAGTGGTAAATGGAACCTTCTCGTGGAATCACTCTTCGGATTCTCCAACCTTGAATGATTTGAACTTCAAGGTGCTCCGTGGCATGAAAGTTGCTGTTTGTGGCACTGTTGGTTCTGGGAAATCAAGCTTGTTGTCTAGCCTGTTAGGCGAGGTGCCAAAGATCTCTGGAAGTGTTAGGCTCTGTGGCACAACTGCATATGTACCACAGTCGCCTTGGATACAGAGTGGTAAAATTCAAGATAACATTTTGTTCGGTAGGGAGATGGATCATGAGAAGTATGATAAGGTGCTTGAAGCTTGCTCATTGAAGAAAGACTTGGAGATCCTGGCATTTGGAGACCAGACAGTGATAGGAGAGCGGGGCATCAACTTAAGTGGGGGACAGAAGCAAAGGATTCAGATTGCCCGGGCTCTGTACCATGATGCTGATATTTTCTTGTTTGATGATCCTTTCAGCGCTGTGGATGCTCACACAGGAACCCATCTGTTTAAG GAATGCTTGCTTGGCCATCTAGCTTCAAAAACAGTAATATATGTCACCCATCAAGTGGAGTTCTTACCTTCAGCTGATCTTGTTTTG TGCATGAAAGATGGAAGGGTTGTACAAGCAGGCAAATACTATGACATGCTAAAGTCAGGGACAGAATTTTGGGAATTGGTTGGTGCCCACAAGGATGCTTTAGCAGCACTTGACTCCATTGAGCTTGACAGTGATGCTCCCGATAACAATGCACAAGTTGGTAACACTGACACAAAAATTGGTCTAGGATCTCCCAGCCTTGGGATCAACAGCGATACACAAAATGGTAAGGCAGATGAAACATATAGCCAAAAGGGACAACTTGTTCAAGAAGAACAGAGGGAGAAAGGCCGTGTTGGATTTTGGGTCTACTGGAAATACGTAACAATGGCTTATGGAGGAGCCCTTGTTCCTCTAATTTTGTTGGCACAAGTTTTGTTTCAAGTACTACAGATTGGAAGCAATTATTGGATGGCTTGGGCAGCTCCTGTCTCAGAAGATGAGCAACCTCCTGTTACTGGATCAATGCTCATCTATGTTTATGTTGCACTGGCTGTTGGCAGTTCCTTTTGTATACTTATGAGAGCTATGCTTCTTGTAACAGCTGGATACAAGACAGCAACAATTTTATTTAACAAGCTGCATAACTGCATTTTCCGTGCACCTATGTCGTTCTTTGATTCCACCCCAAGTGGTCGTATCCTTAATAGA gcatcaacagATCAAAATGCCGTTGATACCGATATTCCTACCCGAATTGGTGCAGTTGCATTTAATTTCATTCAACTTGTTGGGATAGTTGCAGTTATGTCGCAAGTTGCATGGCAAGTATTCATTGTCTTTATTCCTGTGATTGCCACCTGCCTTTGGTATCAG AACTATTACATAGGTACAGCCCGAGAACTGTCTAGGTTGAATGGTGTTTGCAAAGCTCCAATCATACAACATTTCTCGGAATCCCTGTCTGGATCAACTACTATTAGAAGCTTTGATCAGAATCAAAGATTTATAAACACTAATTTCAACCTGTCAGATCAGTTTACTAGACCAAAGTTTCACACAGCCGCTGCAATGCAATGGCTTTCCCTTCGTTTGGATATGTTGTCGTCAGTTATGTTtgctttttctttacttttcctaATCTCCATGCCAAGAGGGGTGATTGACCCTG GTATTTCTGGCCTTGCTGTCACATATGGACTTAATCTTAATAAG TACACTGCCATTGACAGTGAACCACCTTTGTCAATAGAATCAAATAAACTAGACTCAAGTTGGCCATGCATTGGAGAAATTGAACTTCATAATTTGCAG GTTCGCTATAGACAAAATATGCCTCTGGTATTGAGAGGCCTGACTTGTACTTTTCCTGGAGGAATGAAAACTGGGATTGTTGGTAGAACTGGCAGTGGGAAATCTACTCTAATACAAGCACTCTTCCGCATAATTGATCCAACCGTCGGCCATATAGTTATTGATGGGATTGACATTTCCACGGTAGGACTTCACGATCTAAGATCAAGATTAAGCATAATCCCACAAGACCCAACGATGTTTGAGGGAACTGTTCGCAGCAACCTAGACCCACTTGAGGAGTACAAAGATGAAGAGATATGGAAG GCCTTGGATAGCTGTCAGCTTGGGGAGGAAGTGAGGAAGAAAGAACTAAAGCTCGACTCGGAAG TGAGTGAAAATGGAGAAAATTGGAGCGTGGGGCAACGTCAGCTTGTTTGTTTGGGTAGGGTGATCCTGAAAAAAAGTAAGGTGTTGGTTCTTGATGAAGCAACAGCTTCGGTCGATACTGCTACAGACAGTGTGATCCAGAGAACCCTGCGGCAGCAGTTTTCAGAGTCTACTGTGATCACTATCGCGCATAGGATAACATCTGTTCTCGATAGTGATATGGTTATACTTCTAGATAATG GAGTCATTGTGGAGCATGACCCACCGGCAAGATTGTTGGAAAACAAGTCATCTTTATTTGCGAAACTCGTTGCAGAGTATACGATGAGATCTAGTTCAAGTTTTGAAGATCtcacaacttga
- the LOC121988868 gene encoding ABC transporter C family member 3-like isoform X3: MLANVPLGKMQEKYQDKVMECKDTRMKATSEILRNMRILKLQGWEMRFLSKIIKLRQNEESWLKKFVYTSAMTTFVFWGAPIFVAVITFGFCMLAGIPLSSGKVLSALATFRVLQEPIYNLPDTISMIVQTKVSLDRIASFLRLEELHSDISERLPSGTSEIAVEVVNGTFSWNHSSDSPTLNDLNFKVLRGMKVAVCGTVGSGKSSLLSSLLGEVPKISGSVRLCGTTAYVPQSPWIQSGKIQDNILFGREMDHEKYDKVLEACSLKKDLEILAFGDQTVIGERGINLSGGQKQRIQIARALYHDADIFLFDDPFSAVDAHTGTHLFKECLLGHLASKTVIYVTHQVEFLPSADLVLCMKDGRVVQAGKYYDMLKSGTEFWELVGAHKDALAALDSIELDSDAPDNNAQVGNTDTKIGLGSPSLGINSDTQNGKADETYSQKGQLVQEEQREKGRVGFWVYWKYVTMAYGGALVPLILLAQVLFQVLQIGSNYWMAWAAPVSEDEQPPVTGSMLIYVYVALAVGSSFCILMRAMLLVTAGYKTATILFNKLHNCIFRAPMSFFDSTPSGRILNRASTDQNAVDTDIPTRIGAVAFNFIQLVGIVAVMSQVAWQVFIVFIPVIATCLWYQNYYIGTARELSRLNGVCKAPIIQHFSESLSGSTTIRSFDQNQRFINTNFNLSDQFTRPKFHTAAAMQWLSLRLDMLSSVMFAFSLLFLISMPRGVIDPGISGLAVTYGLNLNKVLSWVIRNLCQLENLMISVERILQYTAIDSEPPLSIESNKLDSSWPCIGEIELHNLQVRYRQNMPLVLRGLTCTFPGGMKTGIVGRTGSGKSTLIQALFRIIDPTVGHIVIDGIDISTVGLHDLRSRLSIIPQDPTMFEGTVRSNLDPLEEYKDEEIWKALDSCQLGEEVRKKELKLDSEVSENGENWSVGQRQLVCLGRVILKKSKVLVLDEATASVDTATDSVIQRTLRQQFSESTVITIAHRITSVLDSDMVILLDNGVIVEHDPPARLLENKSSLFAKLVAEYTMRSSSSFEDLTT, from the exons ATGCTGGCCAATGTGCCCCTCGGGAAGATGCAGGAGAAGTACCAGGACAAGGTGATGGAGTGCAAGGATACGAGAATGAAGGCGACGTCGGAGATCTTGAGGAACATGAGAATTCTCAAGCTGCAAGGATGGGAGATGAGGTTCTTGTCAAAAATAATCAAGCTGAGGCAGAACGAGGAAAGCTGGTTGAAGAAGTTCGTCTACACGTCGGCCATGACAACCTTTGTCTTCTGGGGCGCGCCGATTTTTGTGGCAGTGATCACTTTTGGATTCTGCATGCTTGCGGGGATTCCCTTATCATCAGGGAAGGTTCTGTCGGCGCTGGCGACTTTTAGAGTGTTGCAAGAGCCCATCTACAACCTGCCTGACACAATATCCATGATCGTCCAGACCAAGGTTTCTCTTGATCGAATTGCTTCATTCTTACGCCTCGAAGAGTTGCACTCTGATATTTCAGAGAGGCTTCCAAGTGGCACATCGGAGATTGCAGTGGAAGTGGTAAATGGAACCTTCTCGTGGAATCACTCTTCGGATTCTCCAACCTTGAATGATTTGAACTTCAAGGTGCTCCGTGGCATGAAAGTTGCTGTTTGTGGCACTGTTGGTTCTGGGAAATCAAGCTTGTTGTCTAGCCTGTTAGGCGAGGTGCCAAAGATCTCTGGAAGTGTTAGGCTCTGTGGCACAACTGCATATGTACCACAGTCGCCTTGGATACAGAGTGGTAAAATTCAAGATAACATTTTGTTCGGTAGGGAGATGGATCATGAGAAGTATGATAAGGTGCTTGAAGCTTGCTCATTGAAGAAAGACTTGGAGATCCTGGCATTTGGAGACCAGACAGTGATAGGAGAGCGGGGCATCAACTTAAGTGGGGGACAGAAGCAAAGGATTCAGATTGCCCGGGCTCTGTACCATGATGCTGATATTTTCTTGTTTGATGATCCTTTCAGCGCTGTGGATGCTCACACAGGAACCCATCTGTTTAAG GAATGCTTGCTTGGCCATCTAGCTTCAAAAACAGTAATATATGTCACCCATCAAGTGGAGTTCTTACCTTCAGCTGATCTTGTTTTG TGCATGAAAGATGGAAGGGTTGTACAAGCAGGCAAATACTATGACATGCTAAAGTCAGGGACAGAATTTTGGGAATTGGTTGGTGCCCACAAGGATGCTTTAGCAGCACTTGACTCCATTGAGCTTGACAGTGATGCTCCCGATAACAATGCACAAGTTGGTAACACTGACACAAAAATTGGTCTAGGATCTCCCAGCCTTGGGATCAACAGCGATACACAAAATGGTAAGGCAGATGAAACATATAGCCAAAAGGGACAACTTGTTCAAGAAGAACAGAGGGAGAAAGGCCGTGTTGGATTTTGGGTCTACTGGAAATACGTAACAATGGCTTATGGAGGAGCCCTTGTTCCTCTAATTTTGTTGGCACAAGTTTTGTTTCAAGTACTACAGATTGGAAGCAATTATTGGATGGCTTGGGCAGCTCCTGTCTCAGAAGATGAGCAACCTCCTGTTACTGGATCAATGCTCATCTATGTTTATGTTGCACTGGCTGTTGGCAGTTCCTTTTGTATACTTATGAGAGCTATGCTTCTTGTAACAGCTGGATACAAGACAGCAACAATTTTATTTAACAAGCTGCATAACTGCATTTTCCGTGCACCTATGTCGTTCTTTGATTCCACCCCAAGTGGTCGTATCCTTAATAGA gcatcaacagATCAAAATGCCGTTGATACCGATATTCCTACCCGAATTGGTGCAGTTGCATTTAATTTCATTCAACTTGTTGGGATAGTTGCAGTTATGTCGCAAGTTGCATGGCAAGTATTCATTGTCTTTATTCCTGTGATTGCCACCTGCCTTTGGTATCAG AACTATTACATAGGTACAGCCCGAGAACTGTCTAGGTTGAATGGTGTTTGCAAAGCTCCAATCATACAACATTTCTCGGAATCCCTGTCTGGATCAACTACTATTAGAAGCTTTGATCAGAATCAAAGATTTATAAACACTAATTTCAACCTGTCAGATCAGTTTACTAGACCAAAGTTTCACACAGCCGCTGCAATGCAATGGCTTTCCCTTCGTTTGGATATGTTGTCGTCAGTTATGTTtgctttttctttacttttcctaATCTCCATGCCAAGAGGGGTGATTGACCCTG GTATTTCTGGCCTTGCTGTCACATATGGACTTAATCTTAATAAGGTACTATCTTGGGTCATAAGGAATCTCTGTCAACTTGAAAATCTAATGATATCTGTTGAGCGAATACTGCAGTACACTGCCATTGACAGTGAACCACCTTTGTCAATAGAATCAAATAAACTAGACTCAAGTTGGCCATGCATTGGAGAAATTGAACTTCATAATTTGCAG GTTCGCTATAGACAAAATATGCCTCTGGTATTGAGAGGCCTGACTTGTACTTTTCCTGGAGGAATGAAAACTGGGATTGTTGGTAGAACTGGCAGTGGGAAATCTACTCTAATACAAGCACTCTTCCGCATAATTGATCCAACCGTCGGCCATATAGTTATTGATGGGATTGACATTTCCACGGTAGGACTTCACGATCTAAGATCAAGATTAAGCATAATCCCACAAGACCCAACGATGTTTGAGGGAACTGTTCGCAGCAACCTAGACCCACTTGAGGAGTACAAAGATGAAGAGATATGGAAG GCCTTGGATAGCTGTCAGCTTGGGGAGGAAGTGAGGAAGAAAGAACTAAAGCTCGACTCGGAAG TGAGTGAAAATGGAGAAAATTGGAGCGTGGGGCAACGTCAGCTTGTTTGTTTGGGTAGGGTGATCCTGAAAAAAAGTAAGGTGTTGGTTCTTGATGAAGCAACAGCTTCGGTCGATACTGCTACAGACAGTGTGATCCAGAGAACCCTGCGGCAGCAGTTTTCAGAGTCTACTGTGATCACTATCGCGCATAGGATAACATCTGTTCTCGATAGTGATATGGTTATACTTCTAGATAATG GAGTCATTGTGGAGCATGACCCACCGGCAAGATTGTTGGAAAACAAGTCATCTTTATTTGCGAAACTCGTTGCAGAGTATACGATGAGATCTAGTTCAAGTTTTGAAGATCtcacaacttga